From Strongyloides ratti genome assembly S_ratti_ED321, scaffold srae_scaffold0000001, one genomic window encodes:
- a CDS encoding Solute carrier family 12 member 1 has translation MSSNAMTKNLPSNDEEMKKNLVIPSIDNSMPSDQNEDHKINTRFHVTKSSQNLEEQGKQAEEADRNGDIDIGGKCLQSHYSSSGTFKSDENSNISRKTSLAGRFTVLGREPSIESSSNSNNDEDNLPQNQRTVKFNVAHSHDSNDGTINTVSSGGNNTINMKSLRNFKTIERPPIMDYYRNTLDPNKPQSTRPSMAQLLSGQQSIDEMNDLKGPRDPLLPDDRRVSNGSNKQQHIVNRKKFGWIEGVYFRCLLNIFGVMLYLRVSWVAGQAGIILGCCVVLLASVVTTITALSTCAICTNGDVKGGGAYFLISRSLGPEFGGSIGIIFSFANAVSAAMYIVGFAETVRDLSRDFGYAIIDGEMNDVRVIGLITCIVLICIVFIGTGFESKMQMGLLVILTLSIINYFVGVFIPPTEDKFMKGLTGLSYTTMMTNLMPSFRHENFFSVFSIYFPAATGIMAGANISGDLADPQRAIPLGTLAAIFSTTIIYLLTIVATGSTCLRDVDGTSLPIQETNATNAISYYVEQKCLQNETCEYGLMNNFQIMEMTSFWGPLITAGIFAATLSSALASLVSAPKVFQAVCKDRLFPYINIFGKGSGKDDEPRKAYLLGFIICMVMILIGELNAIAPIISNFFLASYALINYACFDNSIAESPGFRPSFKYYNKWVSLLGAVLCIMVMFIISWSTALVTFACFMALYLYLLYRKPDVNWGSSGQAHTYRNALKGMQKLNETAEHVKNYRPQILILCGSPTARPSLVDFANSICKGSSLMVCGNIILHSPNNFILSNLQLLNTRLSDWLKRRHIRAFVSCFVSKSFLDGAESLIQTSGLGKLRPDVLLMGFKSNWKNCDINNLSEINEYFKVIQCAFDSNMGVCILRNSGDGFDFSNEMRNLNMGDHDRLNLPTEVSMMNIEKVVDDANETEPLPETNIEMAINDDKKEKKVEEEEDSENTHSYLDINVSDEEEEDEEGEDEDERSQSTSESQRTTSQMSLTKDDVECGRNVTFDDSGNNTIGEKNSYHQMSINDKVGLLRRKRRFILGTKKSTRRPTAAQRELLSSINRFKTKVKQATIDVWWLFDDGGLTLFLPYLLTIPKSYLENATLRVFTVSASSSGIAQMQRGMAGLLNKFRIKVSDVHVISDITKKPQKEIIDEFNTLIEPFRCSLSDESKEGQISDAELAGQRDKTNRQLRVAELLRENSASSDLICITLPVPRRGMVSSCLYLAWLEMMTRGLPPTLLVRGNQSSVLTFYS, from the exons ATGTCATCGAATGCAATGACTAAAAACTTACCATCAAACGATGAGgaaatgaagaaaaatttagttaTTCCTTCTATTGATAACTCGATGCCTTCAGATCAGAATGAGGATCACAAAATTAATACTAGATTTCat GTTACAAAATCATCTCAAAATTTAGAAGAGCAAGGAAAACAAGCTGAAGAAGCTGACAGAAATGGAGACATAGATATTGGAGGAAAATGTCTTCAATCTCATTATTCTTCTAGTGGAACATTTAAAAGTGACgaaaatagtaatatatCAAGAAAAACTTCTCTTGCTGGAAGGTTTACT gTATTAGGACGTGAACCATCTATAGAATCATCTTCAAATAGTAATAATGATGAAGATAATTTACCACAAAATCAAAGAACggtaaaatttaatgttgcTCATAGTCATGATAGTAATGATGGTACAATAAATACAGTATCATCAGGTGgaaataatacaattaacATGAAAAgtttaagaaattttaaaactattgaAAGACCACCTATAATGGATTATTATAGAAATACATTAGATCCAAATAAACCACAATCAACAAGACCATCAATGGCACAATTATTAAGTGGTCAACAAAGTATTGATGAAATGAATGATCTAAAGGGTCCAAGAGATCCTTTATTACCAGATGATAGAAGAGTAAGTAATGGTTCTAATAAACAACAACATATTGtgaatagaaaaaaatttggaTGGATTGAAGGTGTTTATTTTCgatgtttattaaatatttttggtgTTATGTTATATCTTAGAGTTAGTTGGGTTGCCGGTCAAGCTGGTATTATATTAGGATGTTGTGTTGTATTATTAGCATCAGTTGTTACAACAATAACTGCCTTATCAACTTGTGCTATTTGTACAAATGGTGATGTTAAAGGTGGTGGagcatattttttaatatcaagaTCACTTGGACCTGAATTTGGTGGTTCTATTggaattatattttcatttgcTAATGCTGTATCAGCAGCAATGTATATTGTTGGTTTTGCTGAAACTGTTAGAGATTTATCTAGAGATTTTGGTTATGCTATCATAGATGGTGAAATGAATGATGTTAGAGTTATAGGTTTAATTACCTGTATTGTTCTTATATGCATTGTTTTTATTGGTACTGGTTTTGAATCTAAAATGCAAATGGGCCTTCttgttattttaacattatcaattattaattattttgttggAGTTTTTATACCACCAACTGAAGATAAATTTATGAAAGGATTAACTGGATTAAGTTATACTACAATGATGACTAATTTAATGCCTTCTTTTCGtcatgaaaattttttttctgtttttTCCATATATTTTCCAGCTGCAACTGGTATTATGGCTGGTGCTAATATTTCTGGTGATTTAGCTGATCCACAAAGAGCCATACCATTAGGTACATTAGCTGCAATTTTTTCAACaactattatttatcttttaacaaTTGTTGCTACTGGATCAACATGTTTAAGAGATGTTGATGGAACATCATTACCAATTCAAGAAACAAATGCAACAAATGCCATATCATATTATGTTGAACAAAAATGTCTTCAAAATGAGACATGTGAATATGGtttaatgaataattttcaaataatggAAATGACATCTTTTTGGGGACCATTAATAACAGCAGGAATTTTTGCTGCAACATTATCATCTGCTCTTGCTTCTCTTGTTTCAGCACCAAAAGTTTTTCAAGCAGTTTGTAAAGATAGATTATTtccatatataaatatttttggtaAAGGATCTGGAAAAGATGATGAACCAAGAAAAGCTTATTTATTaggttttattatttgtatggTTATGATATTAATTGGTGAATTAAATGCTATAGCACctattatatcaaatttctttttagCATCATATgctttaattaattatgcTTGTTTTGATAATAGTATAGCTGAATCACCTGGATTTAGACcaagttttaaatattataacaaatgGGTCTCATTATTAGGTGCTGTTTTATGTATTATGGTTATGTTTATAATATCTTGGTCTACTGCATTAGTAACATTTGCTTGTTTTATggcattatatttatatttattatatagaaAACCAGATGTTAATTGGGGATCAAGTGGACAAGCACATACATATAGAAATGCATTAAAAGGAAtgcaaaaattaaatgaaacaGCAGAacatgttaaaaattatagaccacaaatattaatattatgtgGTTCACCAACAGCAAGACCTAGTTTAGTTGATTTTGCTAATAGTATATGTAAAGGTTCATCATTAATGGTTTGTGGAAATATTATACTTCATAGtccaaataattttatattaagtaATTTACAATTGTTAAATACAAGACTTTCTGATTGGTTAAAAAGACGACATATTCGAGCATTTGTTAGTTGTTTTGTttcaaaatcatttttagatGGTGCTGAATCATTAATTCAAACTAGTGGTCTTGGAAAACTTCGTCCAGATGTCTTGTTAATGggatttaaaagtaattggAAAAATTgtgatattaataatttatctgaaataaatgaatattttaaagttattcaATGTGCATTTGATTCAAATATGGGTGTATGTATTTTACGTAACTCGGGAGATGGTTTTGACTTTTCAAATGAAATGAGAAATCTTAATATGGGTGATCATGATAGATTAAATCTACCAACTGAAGTATCTATGATGAATATTGAAAAAGTAGTTGATGATGCAAATGAAACTGAACCTTTACCTGAAACAAATATTGAAATGGCTAtaaatgatgataaaaaagaaaaaaaagtagaagAAGAAGAGGATTCAGAAAATACACATTCATATTTAGATATTAATGTATCTGATGAAGAAGAGGAAGATGAAGAAGGTGAGGATGAGGATGAAAGAAGTCAATCAACATCTGAATCACAACGAACAACTAGTCAGATGTCACTTACAAAAGATGATGTTGAATGTGGTAGAAATGTTACTTTCGATGACTCAGGAAATAATACTATTGgagaaaaaaattcatatCATCAGATGAGCATTAATGATAAAGTTGGTTTACTAAGAAGAAAAAG AAGATTTATACTTGGAACTAAGAAAAG taccAGAAGACCTACAGCAGCTCAAAGAGAATTGTTATCATCAATTAATAGATTTAAGACAAAAGTTAAACAAGCTACAATTGATGTTTGGTGGCTTTTTGATGATGGTGGTTTAACACTTTTTTTACCATACTTATTAACTATACCTAAATCATATCTTGAAAATGCTACATTACGTGTGTTTACAGTTTCAGCATCAAGTAGTGGCATTGCACAAATGCAACGTGGTATGGCTggtttgttaaataaatttaggATTAAAGTTTCGGATGTCCATGTTATCTCtgatataacaaaaaaacctcaaaaagaaataattgaTGAATTTAATACTCTTATAGAACCCTTCCGGTGTAGTTTATCTGATGAATCTAAAGAAGGACAAATATCTGATGCTGAGTTAGCTGGTCAACGTGACAAAACCAATCGTCAATTGCGTGTTGCAGAACTTTTAAGAGAGAACTCTGCTTCATCAGATCTTATTTGTATAACATTACCAGTTCCACGTCGTGGTATGGTCTCATCATGCTTATACTTGGCTTGGCTTGAAATGATGACAAGAGGTTTACCACCAACACTTTTGGTTAGAGGTAACCAATCTTCCGTTCTTACTTTCTATtcataa